The Streptomyces kaniharaensis region CGGGGTGCGATACGAGAGAGAGCGTCTTGATGAGAGACGGGCAGTCGGTGGTGACGGACGCCCAGTGCCGGGCCACCTCGGGCGCCTGGACTTCTCCGTACGACGGCTTGCAGTTCACCGATGCTTCCAAGATCGACATTGACCATTTGGTGCCGCTGGCCGCCAGTTGGCGAGCCGGAGCGGACAGCTGGACGGACGAGCAGCGCAAGTTGTTCGCGAACGACCTGAGCAGGCCTCAGCTCCTCGCGGTCTCCGCCGCCTCCAACCGGGCGAAAGGCGACCAGACACCGGACCAGTGGAAGCCACCGTCCCAGGCGGCCTGGTGCCACTACGCGGAGGCCTGGACCAACGTGAAGACCTACTACAAGCTGGCCGTCACCGAGCCGGAGAAGACCGCCCTCGGCCGGATGCTCGACACCTGCCCGGCGGGATCATGACCGCCTCCAACGCCCCGATCCCGGACCCCGCCTCCGGGCCGCTCGTGACCGCCGGCATCCCGGCCGGACCGGGCGGCGTGATGACGGTCGAGGTCGGGGTGATCACCGGCGACCTCACGCTGCGCACCACGTGGGACGGCCAGCAAGCGCTGCTGGCCGTCCAGTACGACGGGGCCGACGAGTGGTACACCGTCGAGGGCGCCCCGGTGCCGGCATCGACGGCAGCCGCCGCCCAAGCCGTTCACGAGGCAATGGCCGACGCCGTCCGGCGCGGCGGAGCGGCCACCGCCCCATAGCTCAGCGGCTGAATCGCCGGAGTGCCGCGTGGTCGCCCTGAAGCTCCACAGCTCGTCGAGACCCCCGAGGACACGGTCACTACCGCCCACCCGGAAGCGGGCCGCTGGCTGACCGCCGAACTGGAGCAACGAGGAACCCCAGGCGATGTGGGACGGCGCCTACTTGCTGTTCGTCCCGCTGACCGCCCGGCCTGCCTAAGGGCTGCCCAGCACGAAGCCGCCGGCCGGCTGCCCATCACCGCAACTCGCCGTCGCAGCGCAGGCCTAAGCCCCGGCATCCGACGACACGATCGGGTGATGCGCGTCCCGGCGGTGGGGCCCGGGCCGCCGAGCGGCGCCTGGGCCCGCAGCGGGTTTACTTCACGGCGTCCTTGAGTTTGGAGCCGGCGCTGACCTTGACGCTGTAGCCAGCCGGAATCTCGATCGGGTCCCCGGTCTGAGGGTTGCGAGCCGTACGGGCAGCGCGGTGCGTGCGCTCCAGAGTCAGGAAACCCGGGATCGTCAGCTTCTCGGCACCCTTCTGGACGACCTCCCCGGCGATCTCGGAAAACACCGTGAGGACGGCGTCGGCGTCCTTCTTGGGGAGTTCGGCTCGCTCGGAGATGGCTGCGACGAGTTCGGTGCGGTTCATTTCCCTGCCTTCGATCACGGAAAACGGCTTCCACCGCATGCTGTCAGACGCACCCGATAGGCCGGTGTACATGGCGAATCGACGCACCGGGCG contains the following coding sequences:
- a CDS encoding HNH endonuclease family protein, which gives rise to MRDGQSVVTDAQCRATSGAWTSPYDGLQFTDASKIDIDHLVPLAASWRAGADSWTDEQRKLFANDLSRPQLLAVSAASNRAKGDQTPDQWKPPSQAAWCHYAEAWTNVKTYYKLAVTEPEKTALGRMLDTCPAGS
- a CDS encoding HU family DNA-binding protein → MNRTELVAAISERAELPKKDADAVLTVFSEIAGEVVQKGAEKLTIPGFLTLERTHRAARTARNPQTGDPIEIPAGYSVKVSAGSKLKDAVK